A genome region from Camelina sativa cultivar DH55 chromosome 10, Cs, whole genome shotgun sequence includes the following:
- the LOC104719298 gene encoding beta-amyrin 28-oxidase-like — MYLTLIFLSIGSIIVSLILLLRKHFSNFSYQHLPPGKIGFPLIGESLSFLSAGRQGHPEKFITDRVRLFYSSSSSCVFKTHLFGSPTAVVTGASGNKFLFTNENKLVVSWWPDSVNKIFPSSMQTSSKEEAKKLRMILSQFMKPEALRKYVGVMDEIAQRHFEMEWANQDQLIVFPLTKKFTFSIACRSFLSMDDPERVRQLREKFNTVXXXXXXIPIDLPGTRFNRAIKASRLLRKEVSAIIRQRKEELKDGKALEEKDILSHMLMNIGETKDEDLADKIIGVLIGGHDTASIVCTFIVNYLAEFPHIYQRVLQEQKEILNQKKEKGLRWEDIEKMRYSWNVACEVMRIVPPLPGTFREAIDHFSFKGFYIPKGWKLYWSATATHTNPDYFPEPERFDPNRFEGSGPKPYTYVPFGGGPRMCPGREYGRLEILIFMHNLVKRFKWELVSPKENKIVVDPLPIPSKGLPIRILPQSLVKM, encoded by the exons atgTATTTGACACTCATATTCCTCTCCATTGGCTCCATTATTGTTTCTCTCATATTACTCCTTAGAAAACATTTCTCAAACTTCTCGTATCAACACCTTCCTCCGGGAAAGATTGGTTTTCCCTTAATCGGAGAGAGTTTATCATTCCTCTCTGCCGGCCGTCAAGGCCATCCCGAGAAGTTCATCACCGACCGAGTTCGTCTCttctactcctcctcctcctcatgtGTCTTCAAGACCCACCTCTTTGGGTCTCCCACGGCGGTGGTGACTGGTGCCTCTGGAAACAAGTTTCTATTCACCAACGAGAACAAGCTCGTGGTCTCGTGGTGGCCAGATTCCGTTAATAAGATATTCCCTTCTTCAATGCAGACGAGCTCCAAGGAAGAGGCCAAGAAGCTGAGGATGATTCTTTCGCAGTTCATGAAACCTGAGGCTTTGAGGAAATATGTAGGCGTTATGGATGAGATTGCTCAAAGACATTTTGAGATGGAATGGGCCAATCAAGATCAGCTCATTGTCTTCCCTCTCACCAAAAA GTTCACGTTTTCAATAGCATGCCGTTCGTTCCTCAGCATGGACGACCCCGAAAGAGTAAGGCAACTAAGAGAAAAATTCAATACGGT NNNNNNNNNNNNNNNNNNNATCCCGATAGACTTACCAGGAACACGGTTTAACCGAGCCATCAAGGCGTCGAGGTTACTCCGAAAAGAGGTTTCCGCGATCATAAGGCAGAGGAAAGAAGAGCTAAAAGATGGGAAAGCATTAGAGGAAAAagacatattatctcatatgttGATGAACATAGGAGAGACCAAAGACGAGGATTTGGCGGATAAGATTATTGGAGTGTTAATCGGAGGACACGACACAGCCAGTATTGTATGCacttttattgttaattatctTGCTGAATTCCCTCATATCTACCAACGTGTGCTACAAG AGCAAAAGGAGATACTAaaccagaagaaagaaaaaggattaaggTGGGAGGACATTGAGAAAATGAGATATTCATGGAATGTTGCATGTGAAGTGATGAGAATTGTTCCTCCTCTTCCTGGCACTTTTCGTGAAGCCATTGATCACTTCTCATTTAAGGGTTTTTACATCCCTAAAGGATGGAAG TTATATTGGAGTGCCACCGCGACACATACGAATCCAGACTACTTCCCAGAACCAGAGAGATTTGATCCAAACCGATTCGAAGGAAGTGGTCCGAAGCCTTACACATATGTTCCATTTGGAGGAGGTCCCAGAATGTGTCCAGGGAGAGAGTATGGTCGCCTAGAGATTCTTATATTTATGCACAATCTTGTTAAGAGATTCAAGTGGGAATTAGTGtctccaaaagaaaataaaatagtggTTGATCCCTTGCCAATACCAAGCAAAGGTCTCCCTATTAGAATTTTACCTCAATCTTTAGTCAAAATGTGA
- the LOC104719300 gene encoding protein COFACTOR ASSEMBLY OF COMPLEX C SUBUNIT B CCB3, chloroplastic-like: MTTVASGFVSFSPALLHAKSRRPFPNFRNRSPSLPTVSASLRSSNVEADTTANLYYSNIRETNSVSDLLHNNITLAELDPGTAKVAIGILGPALSAFGFLFIVRIVMSWYPKLPVDKFPYVLAYAPTEPILAQTRKVIPPLAGVDVTPVVWFGLLSFLSEILVGPQGLLVLVSQQQVS; this comes from the exons ATGACAACAGTTGCCTCCGGCTTCGTCTCTTTCTCGCCGGCGCTGCTCCAT GCGAAATCTCGACGACCCTTTCCTAATTTCCGAAATCGCTCTCCGTCTCTTCCCACAGTTTCAGCATCACTGAGAAGCAGCAACGTAGAAGCAGACACAACAGCAAACCTCTACTACTCCAACATACGAGAAACCAATTCGGTTTCGGATTTGTTACATAACAACATTACCCTGGCAGAGTTAGATCCAGGAACCGCCAAGGTCGCAATTGGTATCTTAGGTCCAGCTTTATCTGCTTTTGGGTTTCTATTCATCGTGAGGATCGTCATGTCTTGGTACCCGAAACTCCCTGTCGACAAGTTCCCTTACGTTTTAGCTTACGCTCCGACCGAACCAATCCTTGCCCAGACTAGGAAAGTGATTCCGCCACTTGCGGGTGTTGATGTGACTCCTGTGGTTTGGTTCGGGCTTTTGAGTTTCCTTAGTGAGATTTTGGTTGGTCCACAGggacttcttgttcttgtttctcaacAACAAGTTAGCTAA
- the LOC104720487 gene encoding tyrosine aminotransferase-like → MGDNKEVKRWNFGANEVVERSSSFTIRDYLNNLISNLDGRDKRPVIPLGHGDPSPFPSFRTDQAAVEAICDAVRSTKFNNYSSSSGIPVARKAVAEYLSRDLSYQISPKDVHITAGCLQAVEILISALATPGANILLPRPSYPMYDSRAAFCQLEVRYFDLLPENGWDVDLDGVEALADDKTVAIVVINPCNPCGNVFSCQHLQKIAEKASKLGILVIADEVYDHLAFGDTPFVSMAEFAEIVPVVVLGAISKRWFVPGWRLGWMVTLDPHSIMKDSGFVQSLTNVLNMSTDPATFIQSNFFALVAMSSLRDKTFIQMTNR, encoded by the exons ATGGGAGATAACAAGGAAGTTAAGCGATGGAACTTTGGAGCTAACGAGGTAGTCGAACGATCAAGCTCATTTACCATTCGTGATTATCTTAACAACTTAATCAGTAATCTCGATGGTCGCGACAAGAGGCCTGTCATCCCCCTCGGACACGGCGATCCTTCTCCGTTCCCGAGCTTTCGTACCGACCAAGCAGCTGTTGAAGCCATCTGCGATGCTGTCCGCTCCACCAAGTTTAACaactattcttcttcttccggtaTTCCTGTCGCTAGGAA GGCTGTTGCAGAGTACCTCTCCCGTGATCTCTCTTACCAGATATCTCCAAAAGATGTCCATATCACAGCTGGTTGTTTGCAAGCCGTTGAGATTTTGATATCCGCGCTCGCAACTCCAGGTGCCAACATCCTGCTGCCTAGGCCTTCTTACCCGATGTATGATTCCCGAGCGGCGTTCTGCCAACTTGAGGTTCGTTATTTTGATCTCCTACCAGAAAATGGTTGGGATGTTGATCTTGATGGAGTTGAAGCTCTTGCGGATGACAAAACCGTTGCTATTGTTGTTATCAACCCTTGCAATCCATGTGGAAACGTTTTTTCTTGCCAACATCTTCAAAAG ATTGCGGAGAAGGCTTCCAAGCTTGGAATACTTGTGATCGCAGACGAAGTCTATGACCATCTTGCCTTTGGTGACACACCATTTGTGTCCATGGCAGAGTTTGCAGAGATAGTGCCTGTAGTTGTGTTAGGAGCCATATCTAAAAGATGGTTCGTACCTGGCTGGAGACTTGGCTGGATGGTGACTCTTGACCCTCATAGCATCATGAAAGATTCTGGG TTTGTTCAGAGTCTTACCAATGTCCTCAACATGTCGACGGATCCTGCAACGTTCATTCAG TCAAACTTCTTTGCCTTAGTTGCCATGTCAAGCTTGCGAGATAAGACattcatacaaatgacaaacaGATAG
- the LOC104720488 gene encoding peptide chain release factor PrfB1, chloroplastic-like: MRLLSDFKSMVEDAETIVKLTEEMDSTDVSLLEEAMGIIKELNKSLDRFELTQLLSGPYDKEGAVVYITAGAGGTDAQDWADMLLRMYMRWGEKQRYKTKVVEISNGEEAGIKSATLEIEGRYAYGYISGEKGTHRIVRQSPFNSKGLRQTSFSGVEVMPLLPEEAVGIEIPEEDLDISFTRCLGN, translated from the exons ATGCGGCTGCTTTCTGACTTCAAATCCATG GTTGAAGATGCGGAAACGATTGTTAAGTTAACAGAAGAGATGGACTCTACTGATGTTAGTTTACTTGAAGAGGCAATGGGAATCATTAAGGAGTTGAATAAATCTCTAGATCGATTTGAGCTAACACAGCTTCTATCAGGACCTTATGACAAAGAAGGTGCTGTAGTCTACATTACCGCTGGAGCTGGAGGCACAGATGCTCAG GATTGGGCCGATATGCTGCTTAGGATGTATATGAGATGGGGAGAGAAGCAGCGGTACAAGACTAAAGTTGTTGAAATATCTAATGGAGAGGAAGCAGGGATTAAGTCAGCCACCCTTGAAATTGAAGGGCGTTATGCTTATGGTTACATTTCAGGGGAGAAAGGAACTCATAGGATTGTTCGACAGTCACCATTCAATTCGAAAGGCCTACGGCAA ACGAGCTTTTCCGGTGTGGAAGTGATGCCGCTTCTGCCTGAGGAAGCAGTGGGAATTGAAATACCAGAGGAGGACCTTGACATTAGTTTCACGAGG tgTTTAGGCAACTAA
- the LOC104719301 gene encoding peptide chain release factor PrfB1, chloroplastic isoform X1 — translation MQDFYTLRKDVEIASARVEEIRDSAGLQQLEQEIANLESKATDTSFWDDRSKAQETLSALNDLKDRMRLLSDFKSMVEDAETIVKLTEEMDSTDVSLLEEAMGIIKELNKSLDRFELTQLLSGPYDKEGAVVYITAGAGGTDAQDWADMLLRMYMRWGEKQRYKTKVVEISNGEEAGIKSATLEIEGRYAYGYISGEKGTHRIVRQSPFNSKGLRQTSFSGVEVMPLLPEEAVGIEIPEEDLDISFTRAGGKGGQNVNKVETAVRITHIPTGVAVRCTEERSQLANKTRALSRLKAKLLVIAEEQRATEIKEIRGDAVKAEWGQQIRNYVFHPYKLVKDVRTGHETSDITSVMDGDLDPFIKAYLKHKYTLAMASAVTD, via the exons ATGCAAG ATTTCTATACATTGAGGAAAGATGTTGAAATAGCATCAGCTCGTGTTGAAGAGATTAGAGACTCAGCTGGTTTGCAGCAACTTGAACAAGAGATTGCTAATTTGGAATCTAAAGCTACTGATACCTCTTTTTGGGATGACCGTTCCAAAGCTCAAGAAACGCTTTCCGCTTTGAATGATCTTAAAGATCGTATGCGGCTGCTTTCTGACTTCAAATCCATG GTTGAAGATGCGGAAACGATTGTTAAGTTAACAGAAGAGATGGACTCTACTGATGTTAGTTTACTTGAAGAGGCAATGGGAATCATTAAGGAGTTGAATAAATCTCTAGATCGATTTGAGCTAACACAGCTTCTATCAGGACCTTATGACAAAGAAGGTGCTGTAGTCTACATTACCGCTGGAGCTGGAGGCACAGATGCTCAG GATTGGGCCGATATGCTGCTTAGGATGTATATGAGATGGGGAGAGAAGCAGCGGTACAAGACTAAAGTTGTTGAAATATCTAATGGAGAGGAAGCAGGGATTAAGTCAGCGACCCTTGAAATTGAAGGGCGTTATGCTTATGGTTACATTTCAGGGGAGAAAGGAACTCATAGGATTGTTCGACAATCACCATTCAATTCGAAAGGCCTACGGCAG ACGAGCTTTTCTGGTGTGGAAGTGATGCCGCTTCTGCCTGAGGAAGCAGTGGGAATTGAAATACCAGAGGAGGACCTTGACATTAGTTTTACGAGGGCAGGTGGAAAAGGAGGACAGAATGTCAACAAGGTTGAAACTGCTGTTCGGATTACTCACATCCCTACTGGTGTTGCTGTCCGTTGCACAG AGGAGAGAAGTCAACTGGCAAACAAGACGAGAGCTCTGAGCAGACTAAAGGCGAAACTGTTGGTGATTGCGGAGGAGCAACGCGCGACTGAAATCAAGGAAATAAGAGGAGATGCAGTGAAAGCTGAATGGGGACAGCAAATCAGGAACTACGTGTTTCATCCGTACAAACTGGTTAAGGATGTCCGAACAGGTCATGAAACTTCTGATATCACATCTGTAATGGATGGTGACTTGGACCCTTTTATCAAAGCTTACCTCAAGCACAAGTACACCTTAGCCATGGCTTCTGCTGTAACCGATTAG
- the LOC104719301 gene encoding peptide chain release factor PrfB1, chloroplastic isoform X2, whose translation MSMELCVLGPLPGRSFAIARKPNLLLLRPTTPPLLRISLPLSLSQLSSSSSSRRLTSPIVFAAQESNLSVSNESETSEWVMQDFYTLRKDVEIASARVEEIRDSAGLQQLEQEIANLESKATDTSFWDDRSKAQETLSALNDLKDRMRLLSDFKSMVEDAETIVKLTEEMDSTDVSLLEEAMGIIKELNKSLDRFELTQLLSGPYDKEGAVVYITAGAGGTDAQDWADMLLRMYMRWGEKQRYKTKVVEISNGEEAGIKSATLEIEGRYAYGYISGEKGTHRIVRQSPFNSKGLRQTSFSGVEVMPLLPEEAVGIEIPEEDLDISFTRAGGKGGQNVNKVETAVRITHIPTGVAVRCTEERSQLANKTRALSRLKAKLLVIAEEQRATEIKEIRGDAVKAEWGQQIRNYVFHPYKLVKDVRTGHETSDITSVMDGDLDPFIKAYLKHKYTLAMASAVTD comes from the exons ATGTCCATGGAGCTCTGCGTTCTCGGACCTCTCCCCGGTCGGAGTTTCGCAATCGCCAGAAAACCTAATCTCTTGCTTCTCCGACCAACGACTCCCCCTCTTCTCCGTATCTCACTCccgctctctctttctcaattgtcctcttcttcttcgtctcgtCGTCTCACTTCGCCCA TAGTATTCGCTGCGCAGGAGAGTAACTTGAGTGTATCGAATGAGAGTGAAACCAGTGAGTGGGTGATGCAAG ATTTCTATACATTGAGGAAAGATGTTGAAATAGCATCAGCTCGTGTTGAAGAGATTAGAGACTCAGCTGGTTTGCAGCAACTTGAACAAGAGATTGCTAATTTGGAATCTAAAGCTACTGATACCTCTTTTTGGGATGACCGTTCCAAAGCTCAAGAAACGCTTTCCGCTTTGAATGATCTTAAAGATCGTATGCGGCTGCTTTCTGACTTCAAATCCATG GTTGAAGATGCGGAAACGATTGTTAAGTTAACAGAAGAGATGGACTCTACTGATGTTAGTTTACTTGAAGAGGCAATGGGAATCATTAAGGAGTTGAATAAATCTCTAGATCGATTTGAGCTAACACAGCTTCTATCAGGACCTTATGACAAAGAAGGTGCTGTAGTCTACATTACCGCTGGAGCTGGAGGCACAGATGCTCAG GATTGGGCCGATATGCTGCTTAGGATGTATATGAGATGGGGAGAGAAGCAGCGGTACAAGACTAAAGTTGTTGAAATATCTAATGGAGAGGAAGCAGGGATTAAGTCAGCGACCCTTGAAATTGAAGGGCGTTATGCTTATGGTTACATTTCAGGGGAGAAAGGAACTCATAGGATTGTTCGACAATCACCATTCAATTCGAAAGGCCTACGGCAG ACGAGCTTTTCTGGTGTGGAAGTGATGCCGCTTCTGCCTGAGGAAGCAGTGGGAATTGAAATACCAGAGGAGGACCTTGACATTAGTTTTACGAGGGCAGGTGGAAAAGGAGGACAGAATGTCAACAAGGTTGAAACTGCTGTTCGGATTACTCACATCCCTACTGGTGTTGCTGTCCGTTGCACAG AGGAGAGAAGTCAACTGGCAAACAAGACGAGAGCTCTGAGCAGACTAAAGGCGAAACTGTTGGTGATTGCGGAGGAGCAACGCGCGACTGAAATCAAGGAAATAAGAGGAGATGCAGTGAAAGCTGAATGGGGACAGCAAATCAGGAACTACGTGTTTCATCCGTACAAACTGGTTAAGGATGTCCGAACAGGTCATGAAACTTCTGATATCACATCTGTAATGGATGGTGACTTGGACCCTTTTATCAAAGCTTACCTCAAGCACAAGTACACCTTAGCCATGGCTTCTGCTGTAACCGATTAG
- the LOC104719301 gene encoding peptide chain release factor PrfB1, chloroplastic isoform X3: MSMELCVLGPLPGRSFAIARKPNLLLLRPTTPPLLRISLPLSLSQLSSSSSSRRLTSPIFAAQESNLSVSNESETSEWVMQDFYTLRKDVEIASARVEEIRDSAGLQQLEQEIANLESKATDTSFWDDRSKAQETLSALNDLKDRMRLLSDFKSMVEDAETIVKLTEEMDSTDVSLLEEAMGIIKELNKSLDRFELTQLLSGPYDKEGAVVYITAGAGGTDAQDWADMLLRMYMRWGEKQRYKTKVVEISNGEEAGIKSATLEIEGRYAYGYISGEKGTHRIVRQSPFNSKGLRQTSFSGVEVMPLLPEEAVGIEIPEEDLDISFTRAGGKGGQNVNKVETAVRITHIPTGVAVRCTEERSQLANKTRALSRLKAKLLVIAEEQRATEIKEIRGDAVKAEWGQQIRNYVFHPYKLVKDVRTGHETSDITSVMDGDLDPFIKAYLKHKYTLAMASAVTD, translated from the exons ATGTCCATGGAGCTCTGCGTTCTCGGACCTCTCCCCGGTCGGAGTTTCGCAATCGCCAGAAAACCTAATCTCTTGCTTCTCCGACCAACGACTCCCCCTCTTCTCCGTATCTCACTCccgctctctctttctcaattgtcctcttcttcttcgtctcgtCGTCTCACTTCGCCCA TATTCGCTGCGCAGGAGAGTAACTTGAGTGTATCGAATGAGAGTGAAACCAGTGAGTGGGTGATGCAAG ATTTCTATACATTGAGGAAAGATGTTGAAATAGCATCAGCTCGTGTTGAAGAGATTAGAGACTCAGCTGGTTTGCAGCAACTTGAACAAGAGATTGCTAATTTGGAATCTAAAGCTACTGATACCTCTTTTTGGGATGACCGTTCCAAAGCTCAAGAAACGCTTTCCGCTTTGAATGATCTTAAAGATCGTATGCGGCTGCTTTCTGACTTCAAATCCATG GTTGAAGATGCGGAAACGATTGTTAAGTTAACAGAAGAGATGGACTCTACTGATGTTAGTTTACTTGAAGAGGCAATGGGAATCATTAAGGAGTTGAATAAATCTCTAGATCGATTTGAGCTAACACAGCTTCTATCAGGACCTTATGACAAAGAAGGTGCTGTAGTCTACATTACCGCTGGAGCTGGAGGCACAGATGCTCAG GATTGGGCCGATATGCTGCTTAGGATGTATATGAGATGGGGAGAGAAGCAGCGGTACAAGACTAAAGTTGTTGAAATATCTAATGGAGAGGAAGCAGGGATTAAGTCAGCGACCCTTGAAATTGAAGGGCGTTATGCTTATGGTTACATTTCAGGGGAGAAAGGAACTCATAGGATTGTTCGACAATCACCATTCAATTCGAAAGGCCTACGGCAG ACGAGCTTTTCTGGTGTGGAAGTGATGCCGCTTCTGCCTGAGGAAGCAGTGGGAATTGAAATACCAGAGGAGGACCTTGACATTAGTTTTACGAGGGCAGGTGGAAAAGGAGGACAGAATGTCAACAAGGTTGAAACTGCTGTTCGGATTACTCACATCCCTACTGGTGTTGCTGTCCGTTGCACAG AGGAGAGAAGTCAACTGGCAAACAAGACGAGAGCTCTGAGCAGACTAAAGGCGAAACTGTTGGTGATTGCGGAGGAGCAACGCGCGACTGAAATCAAGGAAATAAGAGGAGATGCAGTGAAAGCTGAATGGGGACAGCAAATCAGGAACTACGTGTTTCATCCGTACAAACTGGTTAAGGATGTCCGAACAGGTCATGAAACTTCTGATATCACATCTGTAATGGATGGTGACTTGGACCCTTTTATCAAAGCTTACCTCAAGCACAAGTACACCTTAGCCATGGCTTCTGCTGTAACCGATTAG
- the LOC104719301 gene encoding peptide chain release factor PrfB1, chloroplastic isoform X5: MSMELCVLGPLPGRSFAIARKPNLLLLRPTTPPLLRISLPLSLSQLSSSSSSRRLTSPIFAAQESNLSVSNESETSEWVMQDFYTLRKDVEIASARVEEIRDSAGLQQLEQEIANLESKATDTSFWDDRSKAQETLSALNDLKDRMRLLSDFKSMVEDAETIVKLTEEMDSTDVSLLEEAMGIIKELNKSLDRFELTQLLSGPYDKEGAVVYITAGAGGTDAQDWADMLLRMYMRWGEKQRYKTKVVEISNGEEAGIKSATLEIEGRYAYGYISGEKGTHRIVRQSPFNSKGLRQTSFSGVEVMPLLPEEAVGIEIPEEDLDISFTRAGGKGGQNVNKVETAVRITHIPTGVAVRCTGYVVCCRGEKSTGKQDESSEQTKGETVGDCGGATRD, translated from the exons ATGTCCATGGAGCTCTGCGTTCTCGGACCTCTCCCCGGTCGGAGTTTCGCAATCGCCAGAAAACCTAATCTCTTGCTTCTCCGACCAACGACTCCCCCTCTTCTCCGTATCTCACTCccgctctctctttctcaattgtcctcttcttcttcgtctcgtCGTCTCACTTCGCCCA TATTCGCTGCGCAGGAGAGTAACTTGAGTGTATCGAATGAGAGTGAAACCAGTGAGTGGGTGATGCAAG ATTTCTATACATTGAGGAAAGATGTTGAAATAGCATCAGCTCGTGTTGAAGAGATTAGAGACTCAGCTGGTTTGCAGCAACTTGAACAAGAGATTGCTAATTTGGAATCTAAAGCTACTGATACCTCTTTTTGGGATGACCGTTCCAAAGCTCAAGAAACGCTTTCCGCTTTGAATGATCTTAAAGATCGTATGCGGCTGCTTTCTGACTTCAAATCCATG GTTGAAGATGCGGAAACGATTGTTAAGTTAACAGAAGAGATGGACTCTACTGATGTTAGTTTACTTGAAGAGGCAATGGGAATCATTAAGGAGTTGAATAAATCTCTAGATCGATTTGAGCTAACACAGCTTCTATCAGGACCTTATGACAAAGAAGGTGCTGTAGTCTACATTACCGCTGGAGCTGGAGGCACAGATGCTCAG GATTGGGCCGATATGCTGCTTAGGATGTATATGAGATGGGGAGAGAAGCAGCGGTACAAGACTAAAGTTGTTGAAATATCTAATGGAGAGGAAGCAGGGATTAAGTCAGCGACCCTTGAAATTGAAGGGCGTTATGCTTATGGTTACATTTCAGGGGAGAAAGGAACTCATAGGATTGTTCGACAATCACCATTCAATTCGAAAGGCCTACGGCAG ACGAGCTTTTCTGGTGTGGAAGTGATGCCGCTTCTGCCTGAGGAAGCAGTGGGAATTGAAATACCAGAGGAGGACCTTGACATTAGTTTTACGAGGGCAGGTGGAAAAGGAGGACAGAATGTCAACAAGGTTGAAACTGCTGTTCGGATTACTCACATCCCTACTGGTGTTGCTGTCCGTTGCACAGG CTATGTTGTATGTTGCAGAGGAGAGAAGTCAACTGGCAAACAAGACGAGAGCTCTGAGCAGACTAAAGGCGAAACTGTTGGTGATTGCGGAGGAGCAACGCGCGACTGA
- the LOC104719301 gene encoding peptide chain release factor PrfB1, chloroplastic isoform X4 — translation MSMELCVLGPLPGRSFAIARKPNLLLLRPTTPPLLRISLPLSLSQLSSSSSSRRLTSPIVFAAQESNLSVSNESETSEWVMQDFYTLRKDVEIASARVEEIRDSAGLQQLEQEIANLESKATDTSFWDDRSKAQETLSALNDLKDRMRLLSDFKSMVEDAETIVKLTEEMDSTDVSLLEEAMGIIKELNKSLDRFELTQLLSGPYDKEGAVVYITAGAGGTDAQDWADMLLRMYMRWGEKQRYKTKVVEISNGEEAGIKSATLEIEGRYAYGYISGEKGTHRIVRQSPFNSKGLRQTSFSGVEVMPLLPEEAVGIEIPEEDLDISFTRAGGKGGQNVNKVETAVRITHIPTGVAVRCTGYVVCCRGEKSTGKQDESSEQTKGETVGDCGGATRD, via the exons ATGTCCATGGAGCTCTGCGTTCTCGGACCTCTCCCCGGTCGGAGTTTCGCAATCGCCAGAAAACCTAATCTCTTGCTTCTCCGACCAACGACTCCCCCTCTTCTCCGTATCTCACTCccgctctctctttctcaattgtcctcttcttcttcgtctcgtCGTCTCACTTCGCCCA TAGTATTCGCTGCGCAGGAGAGTAACTTGAGTGTATCGAATGAGAGTGAAACCAGTGAGTGGGTGATGCAAG ATTTCTATACATTGAGGAAAGATGTTGAAATAGCATCAGCTCGTGTTGAAGAGATTAGAGACTCAGCTGGTTTGCAGCAACTTGAACAAGAGATTGCTAATTTGGAATCTAAAGCTACTGATACCTCTTTTTGGGATGACCGTTCCAAAGCTCAAGAAACGCTTTCCGCTTTGAATGATCTTAAAGATCGTATGCGGCTGCTTTCTGACTTCAAATCCATG GTTGAAGATGCGGAAACGATTGTTAAGTTAACAGAAGAGATGGACTCTACTGATGTTAGTTTACTTGAAGAGGCAATGGGAATCATTAAGGAGTTGAATAAATCTCTAGATCGATTTGAGCTAACACAGCTTCTATCAGGACCTTATGACAAAGAAGGTGCTGTAGTCTACATTACCGCTGGAGCTGGAGGCACAGATGCTCAG GATTGGGCCGATATGCTGCTTAGGATGTATATGAGATGGGGAGAGAAGCAGCGGTACAAGACTAAAGTTGTTGAAATATCTAATGGAGAGGAAGCAGGGATTAAGTCAGCGACCCTTGAAATTGAAGGGCGTTATGCTTATGGTTACATTTCAGGGGAGAAAGGAACTCATAGGATTGTTCGACAATCACCATTCAATTCGAAAGGCCTACGGCAG ACGAGCTTTTCTGGTGTGGAAGTGATGCCGCTTCTGCCTGAGGAAGCAGTGGGAATTGAAATACCAGAGGAGGACCTTGACATTAGTTTTACGAGGGCAGGTGGAAAAGGAGGACAGAATGTCAACAAGGTTGAAACTGCTGTTCGGATTACTCACATCCCTACTGGTGTTGCTGTCCGTTGCACAGG CTATGTTGTATGTTGCAGAGGAGAGAAGTCAACTGGCAAACAAGACGAGAGCTCTGAGCAGACTAAAGGCGAAACTGTTGGTGATTGCGGAGGAGCAACGCGCGACTGA